Part of the Paenibacillus terrae HPL-003 genome is shown below.
ATATTAAGATTATCGGAAAAATATGTAGAAATTTTAATATTAAAATAGATAAATAGCCACTAATATATTACAAGTTTGTGAATGTGCAAAAAAAGCCGCCACTGCTCCTGACTACAGGAAGCAACTGGCGGTTGACGAGTGACGTGTTCTTATGTTGAATTAATTTGTAAACGTATGGCGGCCGAGTGAGATGACAGCTGGACGGCTCTTGCTCCACTTGGCTGTGGCAATGGCCGGATTGTAATAAAACAGGGATCCGTTCGTCGGATCAGCACCATTAAGAGCCTGTCTCGCCGCACGATACGCGGTCTTGTTCGGTTTCAGGCGGTATTGACCATCCTGTACAGCGGTGAACTGGCCTGGCTGCAAAATAACGTCCGGAATCGAGCTTGGAAATTGATTGGACTGCACACGGTTTAATACGACCGCTCCCACGGCCACCTGACCTTGAAAAGATTCCCCGCGTGCCTCAGCATAAATAATCCGGGCCAGCTGCTCCAGGGCGGTTAAACGCACCTTCCCGAAGGAATCCAGCTTGGCTTGCGTTGTCGCTCCGGCTACACCGTCGGGCGTAAGGCCGTAGTCCCGTTGGAAACGGGCAACCGCTTTACTGGTCAAGGAGCCGTAATACCCGGTAAAACCGGCTTTAAAATAACCGAGCGAATGAAGCTGCTGTTGAAGCTCCAGCACTTGCTCACTCTGAACCCCTTTCGTCAGCGTTGACGATTGCGCTTGTACTTGTCCTGGCGTAACCGACAACACAGCACCCAGCATACATGCACAGGACAAGATTAACATAGATAATTTTTTCATACTTCAGACAACCTCCTCTTTCATGTTCTGTCCGGTACAACCATTCCGGCCTGTACAACTCAGGGGCGTTTATCCGATGAAGTTTCTATTGCTATAGCTTATGCCTAGCTGCGGAATTGACGCGTTGCTACATACGGAATCGGACAAAGATGCTCTCACACGTCCGTTGCAGTATACCACAAGCCGCATTTACGTATCATCCGGCTCTGGTCCTATGACTGCGCATACAAATAAACGCCAGCCTTAGCGGACTGACGAGTTCCCCTATCCTTGCACACAACATTGGGCGGATGCATAGGGTAGCTGTACGATCATCAAATTTTGAATAGCAGAAAGGTAGGAACGACGCGTGGATTCATATATGGATTACACCTCTCCCTCCGTACAATTTACTTATGATTTAAAAGACAATGTTTTGTTCCAAAAGGATGCTCAAAACTCATTCAACGAGCTTTCGGTCCAGCAATTGAATACGTTAGTAAATATATCACTGCTGGATATTCGCTTGAGCACAGCCAACGTCATAGAGCCTCACTACCACCAAAATGCTTCAGAACTGGTATACTGCATCTCTGGTGCAGTGACCGTGTCACTGATTAACCCGTTTACCCGCGAGTTGCGGCATTTTCCGATCACGCCTGGTCAGGTGGTTAATGTTCCCCAGGGATGGTGGCACTACGAGGTCGCCACAATGGATGATACTCATTTGTTAGCGATTTTTAATGCCCCCATTCCTGAATTCATTCTTGGCTCCGATATTTTGAGGTTAACGCCAAGCAATATTCTGGCTCATACCTACTGCCTGAATGAGAACAATATTCAGGAAGCGCTCGCTCCTATCAAAAAGCCTGTGATGATCGGTCCGCCCAATGACTGCAAGCACCAGCAGGCCAAAAAACCCGGAATACATGTGAGACTTGCCGATACTTCCCCGCAGGCCGCCCCGGAAAGAACCTATGCCCACACAGACGGATATCCCGGCTTCTCCTTTAACCCTTACCATGAATGGACCTAGCCCTGATAAGATCATAAATCCGCGGGAATGCCCTCTCCCTGTATATTAGCCGTTACCGTTACATCATTCCTCTCATAAAATGCTAATTATAAGAGGGGGTGATTGAATGGACGCTTATTACAACTGCTTGGGCTGTATGAACAGAAGAGTACGTGTTTTGACAAGGGACGGGCAACAGCACGAAGGCACCATCGTGAAGGTGGACCGCAATAACGTGTACTTAAAAACAGAATCAAACGGGCGTGTTCAAACGTCTGCTTTTTATCCTGGCTATGGATATGGATATGGATATGGCAATCAAATCTTAACCTTGAGCCTGTTCACCCTGTTAGCGATTGCTTTAATTTAAGTCCACTGCACCCATTAAACCCTGTCTACCAAACCATGACACCTCTTATGACAACTACCAACCCCGACACTCATCCGTCAGGGAGTGGTAGCTGCTATTTGAGGTGTTTTACAATACAAGCAAGTTACTTCAATCCCCTAAAACAATTAAACCCCCCACCGGTTATCCACCGATGAGGGGTTTAATTTGCTCATTTCAATTTAGATCCATAAAGACTTGGTGATGATGACCAACAGAATGAACAGTACCAGGATAGCCCCTGTCGATGTCCAACCACCGTAGCCTCCAACTTGACCGCCACAACCTCTTTCGCATTCACCCATGGATAAGTTCCTCCTTCAATTCAAGGTACATCATAGCTTATGTATTGAGGTTTCCTATGGACCGGGCTTATCAGCAATGAAATGATTCTCTCCGTTGACTGGGCATCCGCCTACACCCTTTCTGGGCAGGAGCATAAGATATCACAATTAATCCTGAAGGAGTGAAGCAATTGAATCCGAATCAAGCGCTCAATTACAGTACGAATCAACCTTTTCCCCATCACCACCATACCCCGCATCATATCATGGTAAGCCCTGTAGACCCGTATGTGGTAGAAACATTAAAATCGGTCATTGGCAAATATGTTGTACTGGAGACCACACGCGGCAGAATTGACGGATGTGTAGTGGACTGTAAACCTGATCATGTCATTTTGGATGTATACGGAAAGAAATTCTTTGTCCGGATCTGCGAAATCGTATGGATCATGCCCAGCTAGACGATTAGACGCCAAAAATCCTCGCCGATCCTATACCGGATTCGCGAGGATTTACGGTCGTCACAAGCTTCTGCTATTCAATATCTCCTGCCAGCGAAGAACGGAGTTCATCTATCGTTCCATTGAATTCATTCAAATCCACATTACCAGGGATACCCGGAACACTGCCTGTGCTACTGTACTGCCAGGCCCACCAGTTGTTCCAGGCTGGAACTGCAGTCGGCTTTTGAGTAGTGCTGTATCTGGCTACCCACAGTTTATACATAGAAAATGTAGGATCAAACTTGGAAGCAAAAACATTGCCCGTATACACGATGACGAAGTGGAACCAGCACATTACCCTTTATTTCCTGGATCTGAGTTCCCTTCGAAGCACTTATATCTTTACCATCCAGCTCAATATGCGAACTTGAAGACGTGGCGTGAGTTTCCCCTGGAAATACCCATAAAAACAGAAATAAAAAAGCCAAAAAACAAATTTTCTTCATTATGTACCCTACCATTCTATAAATTTTCACTTATGAAAATCGTGCAATCTATTATCCTCAGAGCCTGCCATTTTGATAGACGCCATTAATTATGTAAAAGTTACGGATAAGTCATCGCATATCTCAAGTTTATCATTTACAGCACTAAAAAGTCTCTACCAGCTACATAGCGAGCAGAGACTTTTTTTGTTGTACTAACTATTTCAGTACGTAGGCACAAAGGATTGGATATTATTCTCTTTCACACCGTTAAAAATGTTAAGCCTATAAGAATGACCGAAGTGATAGACAGCACAAGTAAGGGAAGCACCGCTTTCTCCCGCAAGGTCTTAAAGCTCACATTCAGCCCCATGCCTACCATTGCCATCGTTAGCATAAATGTGGTGATGTGAGAAACTCCATTCATCAGACTAGAAGGAACTACGATATATTTTCCCAAAACATAGCTACCGATCAAACTTGTTATGACAAATCCAATGAGAAACCAGGGGAACTCCATTTTCGCATCCGAGCCGATCTTTCCGGTTCGCTTCATCCAGTACATTAGCATAAAGCTAAGCGGTATGAGTAAAAAGACACGGCCCAGCTTGGCTAGTAAGCCAATCGCGAGGGCATCCTGTCCGGCAGGTTCGGCAGCTAAGGCCACATGTGCAATTTCATGCAGGCTGATGCCTGACCATATTCCATATTGCATATCCGTCAAAGAAAGCCACGATCGAAGGACAGTAAACAAAATGGCAAATACAGTTCCGACCAAAGCAATGAGCCCTACTCCTATAGCCGTATCCTCATCCTTGGATTTCAACAGGGGAGAAACAGCCGCAATCGCAGCCGCCCCGCAGACACCTGTCCCAATACCGAGAAGAAGCGAGAGCGAAGCATCTGCCTTAAAGCGCTTGGCCAGCCACATCGTAAACAGGATGGAAAATACGACGGTACCCACATCACGCAGGAGCAAGCCCATACCATGATGAATAACAACATCCATATTGAGCTTTAGTCCGTATAATACGATAGCCCCTCTCAGCAATTTTTTAGCCGAAAACTCAATCCCTGAGCGTAAAGCTTCGGGATATCCCCATAGCTGTCGGTATAAGACAGCGAGAAACATCGCGCAAGCCAAAGGGCCTACATAATGAAAGCCAGGTATTTCGTTCAGACCATACCCCACGAATGCAAATATCATGGTCAGTACAATGCCTAAGATACGCTGGATAAAGCGATCCCTGTTAGAGTGTGGGGAATGCTTTTGTGATAAAGCGGAACTTAGTGAACATTTCATGCGCTTTATGTGACTGCTCATGGTGAATACCTCCAATTCTGTCTTCATAAAGCTTAATATGTATTTTGTCATAAGAAAAATAAATCATTATAATGATATCCATAAGTAAATTGATATGATGAAAAATGGAGGAGTTGGCTTTGGATCAATCTTTAATCGTATTTGTTATGGTAGCGGAGAAACAAAACTTCACAAGAACAGCCGAAGAGTTACACATGACCCAGCCTGCCGTAAGTCAATACATTCAAACGCTGGAGCGTACCATGGGAGCCCGGCTTTTGGAGCGAAGTAATAAATATGTGCGTTTAACCAAAGCTGGTGAAATTGTGTATCATCATGCCCAGGAAATTATCCGCCTCCACACCCGAATGCAGTATTTGGTGGACGAGTTGATGAATACGGCAAAAGGCAATCTGTCCATTGGCGCAAGCTACACTTACGGAGAGTACGTACTTCCTCATGTGATTGCGCAAATGAGAAGTCAATATCCACTCATTCAGCCCTCCATTAGCATCGGCAACACTCAGGAAATTGAAAGATTGGTGATCCGCAATCAATTGGATGTGGGGATTATTGAAGGAGAATTTCAGCATGACCATTTGTATATCGAACCGTTTGCAGAAGATGAAATGTATATCGTCGTTCCACATCATCATCGTTTGGCTGGTAAATCTCAAGTGGGTTTAAGTGAGCTACAAGAGGACATATGGATTCTGCGCGAAGAAGGCTCAGGAACCCGGGAAGCGGCGGAAAAGATGTTTGCACGATTTCAGTTTGCCCCTGCTCATATTATGGATTTTGGCAGCACCCAGATTATCAAAGAATCTGTAGAAGCAGGCTTGGGCATTTCTTTGCTGTCACAGTGGACGATTCAAAAGGAACTCACCTTGGGCACTTTAAAAGTGTTGGATATAAGCGGCCTCCCGGTCGTTCGGAAATTCTCTTTTCTGACCCCTTCTGCGGTATTTGAAACTAAAGCGTCCACCGTTTTTTTAGAGATTTTGCGAGGTTATAACGTGAAAAGGTGAAGTACAGAGCAACAGAAAAAGCACCAATTAAGGTGCTTTAACACATTCGTTATATTGTTGCTTTAAGAGGAGAGATGATCTTGTCCATGATACAGAAAGTGGCTAAAATCAGCGTAGCTGCCTTGAAATTGTTGCATGTCGTGGGCGGCAATCCCTACAAAATTCCCTGTAAATCCTCCTGACAAAAAGCTGATATTTTGCATTTCAAAAAGTCGCGTCCAGACAGGTTCGTCCCCGACTCCATAATAAAATTGCCCGTGGGATTCATGGACTTCTACGGCCAATTGTACAGGAAGATCGTCCTGAAGCGTAATCGCTTGAGGAACTAACGTAAATGAATTAGCTTCACATCTCATCATGCGCAGCACTTTTCCTTGCCCCTCTTCATAGCTAACATACGCATACAAAAAATTTTCATCATTGAGATACAGCAGAAGCCCCGCCATTTGCAAATAGCTTATAGGCTGATACTCCAGTGCCGTTTCTACCCGAAAATGATGATCGGTTTGCCGAATGGCAAGCACGTGATGCTGAAACAGACTTTGAATGGATTCTCCAGCCAGAATACGAAGATAGCCCGGACGCTGGCTCAGTGAGCACCAACGGTCATCCGCCAGTATACGCAATGTGTTCCACGTTTTATTTAAAACGGGCCCCTCGAAAAAGTCTTCGAATATAAAGCTGTGCTTCTGCTCTGCCGAGAAAGTTGTTCCGATAGGTGCAGGCACTTCTAATTGCGGCGTATGGCCCCCTGCGGTTAATCGCAGCCAGCCTTCATCATTCCAGTACACATGCTGCAAGGCCGTTTCTCGCCCTAAAATGGCATACTTCCCTTCCAACGGACGAGTACACAAATGAGCCATATACCAATCGCCATCTGGTGTCTGCACAAGACTGCCATGTCCTGCACATTGTAAAGGGAATTCAGGACGATCGCGTGACGTAAGCATCGGATTATGCGGGTCTACTTCATAAGGCCCGGATAGCTGCTTCGAACGGGCTACGGTTACCGCATGTCCCGTACCTGTTCCACCTTCCGCTGTAATAAGGTAGTAATATCCGTTTTGCTTGTAGATATGAGGGGCTTCTGTCTTTTTCAAAGGCGTGCAATCAAAAATTTTCACAGGCTCGCCAATAAGTCGTTGCCGCCTGCTATCGTATTCCTGCATAACAATACCTGAAGATTTATTGCTGTCCAACATGCGATAATCCCACAATGCATTCAATAGCCATTTACGTCCATCCTCGTCGTGAAATAAAGACGGATCGAATCCACTGCTGTTGAGATAAACCGGGTCCGACCACGGTCCATGGATCGCAGGCGCTGTCATCACAAAATTACGAACGTCCTTGAACGGACGCTTGGTGCTTTTCACATCTGTATAGAGCAGATAAAAAAGGTTATCCGCGTAGCTCAGCTGCGGGGCCCAAATGCTGCAATTTTTCGGATTTCCTTTTAAATCAACCTGATCGGTCAAAATATCCGTACAATGCTCCCACTGGGCCAAATCTTTGGACTGATACACCCGTACTCCCGGCAGCCACTCAAACGATGACACGACAATATAGTAAGTATCCTCGACTCGTACAATACACGGATCGGGATTAAAGCCTTTTAATATGGGATTTTGGATCATCATGAGAAATTACTCCTCCTTGCTTCCAAAAAGTGTCTCCACCAAAAACCTGCTCCTTGCTCCACGCTTCTGCTCCTGCTTCAAAACAACCCGCCCACGAAACTCGCTTCCTACGCAACGAGGCAACATCGGATACACCATACTCCTGATAGCAAACCGTTTTCTCATTTGCAGCATCGTCCCAATTGTCCCAACCCCGTGGATCAATATGTTCGCCCATTTTACAATCCACAAATACGGTCTTGGCATACTCACGCCACGGACGCCCCAAAAACACCAGGGTAATATCAGGGACTGCGGTTAAGTAGCAATGATTGAATACATAGCCATACGCTTGTCCCTGGGGAGTAGAGGCGGCTGTAACGTAGCTCGTTTGGTTCTCATGATGGCGCAAACTGCGAATTTCGCAATGTTCAAAATAAGCGGTAGCCCCACCAAAAATGAAGTCTACCGTTCCCTCGATATAACATTGCTGATAAAGCTGGCGATAGTGGGCATGATGTTCTTTCAAATGGATGCCGCCAAACTTTAGCCGTTCTTTCGGTGCCGGAGGCAACGGGCCTGTAAATAACGTATCCTGATGCCCGCGAAAGGTGCAATTTCTAAAAATCGTTTTATCACAATGAGCATATACGGCAACCGCCTGCCCAATGGCTTTCCCCTGTCCGGCCGTGTTGGAAATCGTGAGATTTTCCAAAATCAGATGGCTACCGCCTAAAAATAAAGTGGGAGTCGCAAAGGTCCCTATTTCCTCCCCTGCCTCATCCCGCTCCTTGGCATATCGATGCATTCGAATGTCTACCTGTCCGATGCCTAGGATATGAAGATACGAACGGTAAATTCGCACCTCTTCCTCATAGGTACCCGATAAAATATACAGCGTTTCCATTTCGTTAGAAGGCGACTGCTCCAATACAGCAATCGCCTCCTGAATCGTATGAAAATCACAAAAGGATTCTTTCCCTACCAGCATGGTTGCCCCAATCCTTTCATTGGAATTACAGATATTCTGCTAAAAATGACTGCCACGCCGTTCGCATTTCCAAGGTTTCCATATGCCCGCCACCTGCAATCACAGGCTGCCAATGTTCAGGGTGGCCTGCTTCCTGGTAAGCTTCCAGCAATCCCTTCGCCAAATGCTCGACCCCCTCAATAGGACACATTCGGTCATTTTGGCCTGTTATGCTCATTCGTGGACGAGGAACAATCCGCTTTTGAATATCCAGCGTGGTAAAATGCTTAAGCAAGCCGGGGACATAGGAATAGAAGCCATGGTGATCCAGTCCCCTTTTGGCGATCAGCGTATGAGCATCTACCTGTCCGCAAATATCAATGGTGACCTGTATCCGCTCATCTAACGCTGCCAGCCACCACGCCATCAGGCCCCCCATCGACATGCCAATCGTTGCGATGCGGGAAGCATCAACATTCTCTCGCTGGCACATATAATCCACCAAACGACGGTTATCGTACAGCATCATGCCCCACAGCACTTGGCCCTGCCAGAGCATTTCCTTTACCAGCTCACTTTCGGTTTTGCCCCCACGTTCATTAAAGCCCCACATGTCAATACAACAAGCGCAATAGCCCATGTCTGTCAGGGTTTTGGCAAATGAGGGCTGCTGCAAGTAAGAGCTGCTATGGATAAATTCCTTGCGTCCATTCGTATAATTGCCCCCATGCGAATGGTTGAAAATGACCAATGGAAACGGACCGTTTCCTTCTAATGGTGTGGCTATATAAGCTGGCACAGGCTCGATTCCGTTTATGTCCAGCAGGAGAGATTCCAGTAGGTATCCCTCTTGCTCCTCTTGGTTTAGCAGGGTGGCTGTAACGGGTCGATCTGCTGGAAGATCTCCCAATAATGCTTGCAGCTTATCCACGTTTTCCCTCCTTCCATGTCCTTTCTAATTAAAAATATTTTGTTCGGAAGGTTGTATCGTCACTTGTTCGATCAGCTTTTCAGGTTGGTTTGTATTTTTCGAATGACAACGGTTGACTTCAACGCCTTCCCCGTTTTCAATATAAAAAGCAGGTCCTTCATGATTCTCAATGGTCACTTGTTGAAAACGGATATCTCTAACATTGCCTAAATAAAAACCACGGTTGTTCATGTCTTCGATCCCTGTCATCATGGCAGGACGGCCGGGAATCGCATTTTTTGCCATAGAAATATCAATATTGGAAAATGTAATTTCAGCAATATATTGTTCTGCAAGTCCGTATAAAAATCCAGCAGCCGCATGAACCTGTCGTGCCGTGATATCGGAAAAATGAATCCGTCTAAAGCAAGGCGTTTCATCGGTAATTGGATAGGGATTTTTGTCCCAGACATATTTGTCTTTGCCCCGAGGTCCACAGAAATAATAGAGATTCAGAATAAATGGACAAATCACATCTTCCATCACAATATTGCTAACACGAATATCCTCGACGATTCCGCCGCGTCCCCGTCTTGATTTCAGGCGGATGCCCCGATCCGTTTGCTTGAACACACAATTGCTGATCGTGACATTACGGATATCTCCACTCATCTCGCTTCCCAGTACGACAGCGCCATGTCCATGCACCATCGTACAGTTGGTAATCGTTATATTTTCACAAGGAATCCTCTCCTGTGTATCTTCAGTTCCTGCTTTGATCGCAATACAATCATCGCCCACATCAATATTGCAGTTACTAATACGAACATTGGAACAGGATTCGGGATTAATGCCATCCGTATTGGGGGAATCCGTCGGGTTAAGAATGGACACATTGTCAATCGTAACGTTATAGCAAGCGATGGGGTTTACAGTCCAACTGGGGGAATTTTTCAACATGACATCTTTAATGGTGACCCGCTGACAACGGTCAAAGCTGATTAATTTGGGTCTAGGGTACTGTAACTCCTCGGGATGCTTCCGATGCTTTTCCCACCACGGTTGACCATTTCCATCCAGCGTTCCGCTGCCTGTAACTGAAATATTCTCTAGGTTCTGCCCATAAATACACGACGCATGTACTTCTCGCTGAACGCCTTCCCATCTGGATTCTACTACAGGATAATCAACCAAATCCGTACTGAAGGAAAGAATTGCACCGGGGCTTAAATGCAGCTCAATGTTACTTTTCAGAAAGATAGCGCCTGTCAGATACGTACCCGAGGGAACAAAAACCGTTCCTCCCCCGGCATTGCTAGCCGCTTCAATCGCAGCCGCAATCGCCCCTGTTGCCAACGTCGTACCATCCTGAGGTGCTCCATAATCTACAATGTTATACACTTGCATCTCGTTCTCTCCTGTCTTCATTTTTTTGTGAATACGAAAATAATTTATAGGCGGAAAGGCGCTGAACAAGCGTCAGCGGCCGCCTTTGCCCCCAGATTTTTACATCCAATACATTGTTCAAGAAATCCGGGGACAATAGCGATGGTAAGCACCATCCGCCTGTGTAATGGCACTTCATGTACACTGATGTTCAACCTATATCCTTATTTTTTCGATTTCTTATACGCTTCCTCATACTCAACAGCAATCCGCTCTCCACCGGATTTTTTCCAGTTTTCTACGGCTGCTTTAAATCCTGCTTCATCAAGCTCACCCATAATAAATTTGAAGGAGGCATCGGTAATGATTTTCTCCAGCTCTGTTCCTTGCTCATTAGCCGTGACCGAATCCAGGGGCACCGTTGGGTCCAGCACAGCAAATTTGTTATTTTCTCGGACTAATTCATTAGCCAGTTCCTTTTCCGGATTGGCATCTTTTAAGTTATAGGTCACTTCACTTGGTCTGGAGCTTGAAAACGGCTGAACATCTGCTTGCCACAAATCTGTATTCGTTATTTTGAAGGCTCCATCTTTTTCGATTTTATAATGAGTGCCTTCAATACCGCCGGTCATATACATATATACATCTTTGTCAATTAAATCATCTACAAATTGCAGCAGTCTTTTCAGCTCAGCTTCCGTCTTTACTTCGGATTTAGGAAATGCCAGCAAACCACCTACCCCGCTTCCCTCAGACCATACGTGGTACTTACCATCTCCATTCGAAATCTTGTTAACGGGTACCAGCTTCAATCCTTTTTGTAAGCCTTGGGATAAGGTTCTGAGATTAGAGATATCAATCATCCCTGTATAAATACCTGCTTTACCTTGAGCGAATTGTTGCTGCTGGTCCGTTTTGGCGGTTACAGCAAAGTCTTTAGAGAGGTATCCGTTTTTGTATAACTTTTGGGAATACTTTAAGGTCTCCATATATTGAGGAGTATCAAATTCCGGCGTAAACTTTCCGCTTTCATCTACTTTCCAGCCATTAGGTGTGCCAAAGTAGGAACTTAAAGTTTTGAAGCTGCTATAGCGTAAATCCGATCTATCAACAAACCCAGTCGTATCATTTTTTCCATTCCCATCCGGATCATCTTCTGTAAACGCTCTCGCTACTTCATACAGTTCATCTAGTGTCGTCGGCACCTTCAGACCTAAGCGATCCAGCCAATCCTGACGAATGACCAAACCCGCCCGAGCCAGATTCTTCTGGAACGGGACTCCATACAGCACCCCTTCAATGGAAGCCGCTTCCCGCACTTCAGACGGGATCTTTTTTAAATTTTCATAATCATCTAAATATTTTCCTACATCCCAGAATAGT
Proteins encoded:
- a CDS encoding cell wall hydrolase, translating into MKKLSMLILSCACMLGAVLSVTPGQVQAQSSTLTKGVQSEQVLELQQQLHSLGYFKAGFTGYYGSLTSKAVARFQRDYGLTPDGVAGATTQAKLDSFGKVRLTALEQLARIIYAEARGESFQGQVAVGAVVLNRVQSNQFPSSIPDVILQPGQFTAVQDGQYRLKPNKTAYRAARQALNGADPTNGSLFYYNPAIATAKWSKSRPAVISLGRHTFTN
- a CDS encoding pectinesterase family protein; this encodes MLVGKESFCDFHTIQEAIAVLEQSPSNEMETLYILSGTYEEEVRIYRSYLHILGIGQVDIRMHRYAKERDEAGEEIGTFATPTLFLGGSHLILENLTISNTAGQGKAIGQAVAVYAHCDKTIFRNCTFRGHQDTLFTGPLPPAPKERLKFGGIHLKEHHAHYRQLYQQCYIEGTVDFIFGGATAYFEHCEIRSLRHHENQTSYVTAASTPQGQAYGYVFNHCYLTAVPDITLVFLGRPWREYAKTVFVDCKMGEHIDPRGWDNWDDAANEKTVCYQEYGVSDVASLRRKRVSWAGCFEAGAEAWSKEQVFGGDTFWKQGGVISHDDPKSHIKRL
- a CDS encoding glycoside hydrolase family 28 protein — protein: MQVYNIVDYGAPQDGTTLATGAIAAAIEAASNAGGGTVFVPSGTYLTGAIFLKSNIELHLSPGAILSFSTDLVDYPVVESRWEGVQREVHASCIYGQNLENISVTGSGTLDGNGQPWWEKHRKHPEELQYPRPKLISFDRCQRVTIKDVMLKNSPSWTVNPIACYNVTIDNVSILNPTDSPNTDGINPESCSNVRISNCNIDVGDDCIAIKAGTEDTQERIPCENITITNCTMVHGHGAVVLGSEMSGDIRNVTISNCVFKQTDRGIRLKSRRGRGGIVEDIRVSNIVMEDVICPFILNLYYFCGPRGKDKYVWDKNPYPITDETPCFRRIHFSDITARQVHAAAGFLYGLAEQYIAEITFSNIDISMAKNAIPGRPAMMTGIEDMNNRGFYLGNVRDIRFQQVTIENHEGPAFYIENGEGVEVNRCHSKNTNQPEKLIEQVTIQPSEQNIFN
- a CDS encoding LysR family transcriptional regulator: MDQSLIVFVMVAEKQNFTRTAEELHMTQPAVSQYIQTLERTMGARLLERSNKYVRLTKAGEIVYHHAQEIIRLHTRMQYLVDELMNTAKGNLSIGASYTYGEYVLPHVIAQMRSQYPLIQPSISIGNTQEIERLVIRNQLDVGIIEGEFQHDHLYIEPFAEDEMYIVVPHHHRLAGKSQVGLSELQEDIWILREEGSGTREAAEKMFARFQFAPAHIMDFGSTQIIKESVEAGLGISLLSQWTIQKELTLGTLKVLDISGLPVVRKFSFLTPSAVFETKASTVFLEILRGYNVKR
- a CDS encoding YeiH family protein, which produces MSSHIKRMKCSLSSALSQKHSPHSNRDRFIQRILGIVLTMIFAFVGYGLNEIPGFHYVGPLACAMFLAVLYRQLWGYPEALRSGIEFSAKKLLRGAIVLYGLKLNMDVVIHHGMGLLLRDVGTVVFSILFTMWLAKRFKADASLSLLLGIGTGVCGAAAIAAVSPLLKSKDEDTAIGVGLIALVGTVFAILFTVLRSWLSLTDMQYGIWSGISLHEIAHVALAAEPAGQDALAIGLLAKLGRVFLLIPLSFMLMYWMKRTGKIGSDAKMEFPWFLIGFVITSLIGSYVLGKYIVVPSSLMNGVSHITTFMLTMAMVGMGLNVSFKTLREKAVLPLLVLSITSVILIGLTFLTV
- a CDS encoding GH25 family lysozyme, which gives rise to MCWFHFVIVYTGNVFASKFDPTFSMYKLWVARYSTTQKPTAVPAWNNWWAWQYSSTGSVPGIPGNVDLNEFNGTIDELRSSLAGDIE
- a CDS encoding extracellular solute-binding protein codes for the protein MKKGITMKKGVSGLLAVLMVMSVFLAACGDKGAEDQSSQTYDPKSKLEFTWLNVLHTASPPTETIKSKIEEYTNSKITFNWVPDASKEERITTALASGELADIVTLTMMTNSSVRSSLKSGLFWDVGKYLDDYENLKKIPSEVREAASIEGVLYGVPFQKNLARAGLVIRQDWLDRLGLKVPTTLDELYEVARAFTEDDPDGNGKNDTTGFVDRSDLRYSSFKTLSSYFGTPNGWKVDESGKFTPEFDTPQYMETLKYSQKLYKNGYLSKDFAVTAKTDQQQQFAQGKAGIYTGMIDISNLRTLSQGLQKGLKLVPVNKISNGDGKYHVWSEGSGVGGLLAFPKSEVKTEAELKRLLQFVDDLIDKDVYMYMTGGIEGTHYKIEKDGAFKITNTDLWQADVQPFSSSRPSEVTYNLKDANPEKELANELVRENNKFAVLDPTVPLDSVTANEQGTELEKIITDASFKFIMGELDEAGFKAAVENWKKSGGERIAVEYEEAYKKSKK
- a CDS encoding YuzF family protein, with protein sequence MNPNQALNYSTNQPFPHHHHTPHHIMVSPVDPYVVETLKSVIGKYVVLETTRGRIDGCVVDCKPDHVILDVYGKKFFVRICEIVWIMPS
- a CDS encoding dienelactone hydrolase family protein, with the translated sequence MDKLQALLGDLPADRPVTATLLNQEEQEGYLLESLLLDINGIEPVPAYIATPLEGNGPFPLVIFNHSHGGNYTNGRKEFIHSSSYLQQPSFAKTLTDMGYCACCIDMWGFNERGGKTESELVKEMLWQGQVLWGMMLYDNRRLVDYMCQRENVDASRIATIGMSMGGLMAWWLAALDERIQVTIDICGQVDAHTLIAKRGLDHHGFYSYVPGLLKHFTTLDIQKRIVPRPRMSITGQNDRMCPIEGVEHLAKGLLEAYQEAGHPEHWQPVIAGGGHMETLEMRTAWQSFLAEYL
- a CDS encoding glycoside hydrolase family 43 protein, with protein sequence MMIQNPILKGFNPDPCIVRVEDTYYIVVSSFEWLPGVRVYQSKDLAQWEHCTDILTDQVDLKGNPKNCSIWAPQLSYADNLFYLLYTDVKSTKRPFKDVRNFVMTAPAIHGPWSDPVYLNSSGFDPSLFHDEDGRKWLLNALWDYRMLDSNKSSGIVMQEYDSRRQRLIGEPVKIFDCTPLKKTEAPHIYKQNGYYYLITAEGGTGTGHAVTVARSKQLSGPYEVDPHNPMLTSRDRPEFPLQCAGHGSLVQTPDGDWYMAHLCTRPLEGKYAILGRETALQHVYWNDEGWLRLTAGGHTPQLEVPAPIGTTFSAEQKHSFIFEDFFEGPVLNKTWNTLRILADDRWCSLSQRPGYLRILAGESIQSLFQHHVLAIRQTDHHFRVETALEYQPISYLQMAGLLLYLNDENFLYAYVSYEEGQGKVLRMMRCEANSFTLVPQAITLQDDLPVQLAVEVHESHGQFYYGVGDEPVWTRLFEMQNISFLSGGFTGNFVGIAAHDMQQFQGSYADFSHFLYHGQDHLSS
- a CDS encoding cupin domain-containing protein — its product is MDSYMDYTSPSVQFTYDLKDNVLFQKDAQNSFNELSVQQLNTLVNISLLDIRLSTANVIEPHYHQNASELVYCISGAVTVSLINPFTRELRHFPITPGQVVNVPQGWWHYEVATMDDTHLLAIFNAPIPEFILGSDILRLTPSNILAHTYCLNENNIQEALAPIKKPVMIGPPNDCKHQQAKKPGIHVRLADTSPQAAPERTYAHTDGYPGFSFNPYHEWT